A region of the Streptomyces sp. NBC_00442 genome:
GTCCACGGCGGAGGAGGCACCCTCACCATCGAGTACCCCTCCCGCGGCGCAGGCAAGGGACTGCGGCTGACCATACGGGACGACGGCCCAGGCATCCCCGACCTCGACGCCGCCCTCACGGACGGATTCACCACGGGTGCCGGGCTCGGCCACGGCCTGGGCGGCGCACGACGGCTCATGCACGACTTCGCCGTGCACACCGAGGTGGGCAAGGGCACGACCGTGATCGCCACCCGGTGGACCGGCCCGTGAGGCCGGCCGGCACACCGGCCGCCCACGTCCGCATCGACAGCCCGGTGTCGTGGGACGGCGCATGCCCACCCCCAAGACCCACACCCTCCCGCTGCCCGCCGGCACAACAGTCGTTCTGCATACCGACGGCATCAACTCCCGCTGGGCTCAACCCCCTTCGCCGTTCGTGCTGCGCATGCCCACCCCCAAGACCCACACCCTCCCGCTGCCCGCCGGCACAACAGTCGTTCTGCATACCGACGGCATCAACTCCCGCTGGGCTCAAGCCCCTTCGCCGTTCGTGCTGCGCCTGCCCCCACAGCTGTTCACCGCATCGGTGACGCACCACTTCCGCAGCACCCGAGACGACGCGACGGTCCTCGCGGTCAGACCCCACCAAAGGCACTCATGACCGGCACCTTCTACGACCTGCCCGCCCTGCGCAGCGCAGCCCGGCGCGCCGCCCACCGCTACGGACTGCCCGCCGAGACCCGCGCCCGCCTCGTCCTGTCCGTCGCCGACGTGGCCGCGGCCGAATTCACCGCCCGCAGGCCCGCCCTGTTCACCACCGAGATCGACACGGGCCAGGACCAGGGAGCCGCCGTCCTCGTCGCCACTCTGAGCGCCCCCCAGGCCCCCGGGCCGCTCATCCGGGCCGGCCTGCCGCTGCCCCCCGCCCCGGCGGTCGCAGCCACCTCGGTCAGCTGGCGCATCCCCCTCACCGAAGACACCAAGGCCCGGCCCGGCAGCCGCTTCCGGGCGGGCGGCGGCGCCGTACAGAGCGAGACGGAGGCCGCCGACGAGGAACTGCGCGCCGCGCTCGCGCTGGCCGATGCGCTCAAGGGGGAGCACCGTCGTCTCAAGCACGAGCTGGCCGAGACCAACGGCGGCGTCCTCGCCCTGTATGTGCAACTCGAAGAACACGAGGAGCAGTTGCGCAACGCCCACGGCTTCATGCTCCAAGAACTCGAAGACGCGCTGCGCCCCGCTCCGCTGCACGTCGAAGGGCTTGAGCTCTCCGTCCACTACGAGCCGGCCGATCCGCACGCCCCCACGGGAGGCGACCTCTACGACTGGTTCCTCCTGCCGGACGGCACGCTCCACATCACCGTCGTCGACGCGCTCGGCCACGGGGTGCGCAGCACCAGAAGCGCCCTCGACGTCACCCATGCCGTCCGCACCCTCGCCCTTGAGGGACACCCGCTGCAGTCCATTCTGGCCCGCGCCCACGAACTGCTCATCCCGATGGCTCCCGCGCTGATGGCCACCGCCCTCCTCGCCCGGATCGACCCCCTGACCGGCGACGTGGAGCTGGCCAACGGAAGCCACCCACCCGCCCTCCTGCTCCAGGCCGACGGCAGCGCCCGCTACCTGCAGGTCCGCGGCAGAGGCATCGGCTTCCCCCTTCCGGGCAGCGAAGGGGTTCTGCGGACCCGGCTCGACCCGGGCGACCTGCTCGTGCTGTACACCGACGGTCTGACCGAGAGCCGGAGAAACCCCTTGGAGGGCGAGGAACGACTCGTCGAAGCGGCACGACGGCACGCGTCCGAACCGCTGGCGGGCATTCCCGCCGCCATCGCCGCCGACATGCGCAGCCTTGTTCTCCACCCCGATGACACCCTCGCCCTGGCCATCCGCATTCCCCACCCGTCCCCCGGAACGCCCAGGTAGTGACGCGCGGGCGAGGCCGGCCCACCCAGTCAGGGGAATACGCTCACCGCCGCGGAGCGGGACGCCGACACGGGACGGTGGCAAACTTCCCCTTGGGGATGTTCCGGGGCCGGCAAGGGAGTCCGGAACAGGGGAAGAACGAGACGGCCGCCGATCGTGCGGCACCATCCGGGTTCTCTTGGCGGGACCGTTCGCGTGACAAGGGAAGAAGACCATGGAACGTCCCTCGACAGGCTGGCTGGGCATCGCGGAAGGCGCTTTGCGTCAGGCAGCCCCGACAGCATTGCTGTCCACGGCCCGCTCGCTGCTGGCCGACTACGTGCAAGCCCGCGATGTGACGCTCCTGCTCGCCGACTACGGCCTGACCGTCCTCCAGCCCGTGACCAACCTGCCCCACACCGGTGAGGCGACAGCCGTCCGGGACGGAAGCGCCGCGGGCCGTGCGTTCACAGCCGAAGCACCCGTCATCGAAGCGGCGGACGAACCGGGCACGGTACGGGTACATCTGCCGGTCACCGTGCGCGGAGACAGGAAGGGCATTCTGTCCGTCCACCTCCCCGAGCCCGCCGTGCAGGGCGCCTCCGGCGTGCTCGAACTCGCCGCTTTCGCCACCGCCCTGGGACACGAGCTGCTCGTCGCCGAACGCGACACCGACCTCTACCTGCAGGCCCGCCGTCGCAGACGCCTCACCCTCGCCGCGGAAATGCAATGGCAGCTCCTGCCCGGCCGGGGCTTCGCCCGCGACGAATTCACCCTCGGCGCCCACCTCGAACCGGCGTACGCCGTCGGCGGCGACAACTTCGACTGGAGCCTCGACGACGACGCCCTGACCCTCACGGTCACCGACGGCCAGGGGCACGGCATCCAGGCAGCGCTGCTGACCAGCCTCACCGTCAACGCCCTGCGCAACGCCCGCCGCGCCGGCACCTCCCTCGCCGACCAAGCCTGCCTCGCCGACCAGGCTGTCTACGGCGAATACACCGGCCAGGTGTCGGCGCCCACCCTGCTGCTGCGCATCGACTTGGCGACAGGGCGGACGGAGGCGGTGGATGCCGGCTCCCCCCAACTGTTCCGGATGCGCCACGGCACCGTCGAACAGATCCAGCTCGACGCACAGCTGCCGCTCGGCATGTTCGAGGAAACCGAATACCGTGCGGAACAGTTCGCCCTCGCCCCCGGCGACCGGTTGATCATCGTCAGCAGCGGTGTCCACGCGGCCAAAGCACCCGGCGCCAACGCCTTCGGCGTGCAGGCCCTGCGCGAGACGATCGCCGCCGCCCGCAGCGCGTCGACCCACGAAACCGCGCGCGCCGTGGTCGACGGACTGCTGCAGTACCACGGTGAAGGAGCCCTGTCCGCCGACGCGGCCGTCGTCTGCTTGGACTGGCGCGGACCACGGGCGAGGCAGGAGTGACCGGCCCGGCCGGCCGCTCCACGCCTCAGTCGCCCGAGCCCGGGTCGGCAGCCCTCTTCGTGGCCTCGGCAAACGCGACCAAGCCGCTACGGAGCGCTTCGCGCTGATCGACGGGCACATGCCGAAGCACCTGGTTGATGGCCGCCAGGCGCCGCTCGGCCAGGTCCTCCAACATGGCGAGCCCCTGGGGCGTGAGGATCAGCCCGATCTCGCGGCGACTGGTCGTGCCGCGGCGGCGCTCCAGCAGCCCCGCTGCCTCCAGCCTGTCGCACAGCCGGCTGGCCGTGGGGGGCGCGGCACCCACGCGTTCCGCCAGACCTGTGAGATTGATACCCGGGGACCGGCGGGCGACCGTCAACGCCTGCAACTGCAAACTCGACAGACGAGGCAGCGCACCCTGCGCCGCCTCGTTCCACGTCACGATCAGGGTTTCCGCGGCCTCGAGCACCTGCTGGACAAGGTCGTCCGGGGAATCGGCCGAAGATCCCGCACGGTCCATCTGGCCGTCACTCCCACTGAGCAGGTACATGTCCCATCAGGAGGCTATCGCCGCGCCCCACGGCGCTCCCCGAACGGTCACCCTCAAATATGCCCTCAGCGACGAATCTATGCCTGTCCACGCATCTTCCGCACCTGAAGCCTGGAAAGGCTACATATCTCCCCCGGCGGTCCGGTGCGGAGGATGCCGTGGGCGGCA
Encoded here:
- a CDS encoding anti-sigma regulatory factor, yielding MTRLAESDTPTAHAAPYAQESEPEGAERIVLDTEEELLTVRHAVRAATVTAGFGIVDQTRIVTAASELARNAYVHGGGGTLTIEYPSRGAGKGLRLTIRDDGPGIPDLDAALTDGFTTGAGLGHGLGGARRLMHDFAVHTEVGKGTTVIATRWTGP
- a CDS encoding PP2C family protein-serine/threonine phosphatase codes for the protein MTGTFYDLPALRSAARRAAHRYGLPAETRARLVLSVADVAAAEFTARRPALFTTEIDTGQDQGAAVLVATLSAPQAPGPLIRAGLPLPPAPAVAATSVSWRIPLTEDTKARPGSRFRAGGGAVQSETEAADEELRAALALADALKGEHRRLKHELAETNGGVLALYVQLEEHEEQLRNAHGFMLQELEDALRPAPLHVEGLELSVHYEPADPHAPTGGDLYDWFLLPDGTLHITVVDALGHGVRSTRSALDVTHAVRTLALEGHPLQSILARAHELLIPMAPALMATALLARIDPLTGDVELANGSHPPALLLQADGSARYLQVRGRGIGFPLPGSEGVLRTRLDPGDLLVLYTDGLTESRRNPLEGEERLVEAARRHASEPLAGIPAAIAADMRSLVLHPDDTLALAIRIPHPSPGTPR
- a CDS encoding PP2C family protein-serine/threonine phosphatase, whose amino-acid sequence is MERPSTGWLGIAEGALRQAAPTALLSTARSLLADYVQARDVTLLLADYGLTVLQPVTNLPHTGEATAVRDGSAAGRAFTAEAPVIEAADEPGTVRVHLPVTVRGDRKGILSVHLPEPAVQGASGVLELAAFATALGHELLVAERDTDLYLQARRRRRLTLAAEMQWQLLPGRGFARDEFTLGAHLEPAYAVGGDNFDWSLDDDALTLTVTDGQGHGIQAALLTSLTVNALRNARRAGTSLADQACLADQAVYGEYTGQVSAPTLLLRIDLATGRTEAVDAGSPQLFRMRHGTVEQIQLDAQLPLGMFEETEYRAEQFALAPGDRLIIVSSGVHAAKAPGANAFGVQALRETIAAARSASTHETARAVVDGLLQYHGEGALSADAAVVCLDWRGPRARQE
- a CDS encoding MarR family winged helix-turn-helix transcriptional regulator, producing the protein MYLLSGSDGQMDRAGSSADSPDDLVQQVLEAAETLIVTWNEAAQGALPRLSSLQLQALTVARRSPGINLTGLAERVGAAPPTASRLCDRLEAAGLLERRRGTTSRREIGLILTPQGLAMLEDLAERRLAAINQVLRHVPVDQREALRSGLVAFAEATKRAADPGSGD